The Anaerolineae bacterium genomic sequence CGAGCCTTCGGCCAGAATAAGGGAAAGGGTGGAAAGAGCCAGGAACATCCAGCGGAAGCGGTTTGAAGGGACAAAGCTTCTGTGTAATGCCGACATGGGTCCGGCAGAGATCCGGGAATTCTGTCAGATCAACGAGAGTGGAAAAAGCCTCCTGCGGGCAGCCATGACCCAGCTTGGGATGACTGCCAGAGCCTATCATCGGGTCCTCAAGCTGGCCCGCACCATAGCGGATCTGGAAGGCTCCCACGAAATCTTACCCCACCACATTGCCGAAGCCCTTCAATACAGGCCAAGAAGGGTGGCATAGCTCAGGCAGGGAAGAAGAAGAAAGCCAGCCCCAAGATAATGTAGACCGCTAAAAGTTGAACTCCCTCCAGCCAATTGGCTTCCCCATCCAGGGAAATGAGGGAGGCGATAAGGACCGCTGCCCCCAGTGAAATAAGTTCAAGGGTAGTGAACACAAGGGTGAAATGGTAACCGAGACCGAGACTGACAAAGACGAACGATGGCACTATGAGCAGGGCTATCTGAAGGCTTGATTCCAAACTGATAGTTACAGATAGTTCAGATTTCCCCTTCCAGGCCACTACAACCGCTCCGAAGTGCTCCGCCACGTTCCCCACGAGAGGGATTATGAAGATGCCCAGGAAAAACTCCGTAATCCCGAGGCTCTCTATAAGGGGCTCGGTGGATTTAACCAACAATTCGCTCAAGATAGCAACACCAGCTACAGTGGATGCAAGCATTATGATGGGGCCCGTTGCAGAACTTTGTTCCTTGAGGGGCGGAGGTTTATGGCCTTTCGGAGCTGACAGGAAAAACAAGCCGAGCAAAATATAAAGAAGCACCATTATTGTGGCCACACTGTAACTCAGGTAATCAATAGGCGGGGAATGGCTTTGCTTTGTGGCATAACTGAAAAAGGAAGGTATCCCAACGGCAATGAGGATGATGGCCAGCATGGAAGCCCGCATTCCCGCTCCGACCCGGTCAAACCTCAAAACCCCGTGGGATAATCCTCCCAGAAGGAAGCTTAATCCCATGATCACGAGGAGGTTGCCCAGAATGGAGCCGGTTATGGAGGCCTTGACCATATCCAGGAGCCCTTCTTTTATAGCGAACACGCCGATAATAAGTTCCGCAGCGTTGCCCAGGGCGGCGCTCAGAAGGCCTCCTATGTAAGGATTAACACGTTCGGCTAATTCCTCGGTGGCTTTGCCCATGAGATAAGCCAGCGGTATTATCCCCAAACCTGAAAGGGCAAAAACTAACCAGGGAGGCCATTTAAGAAAGTAGGCTACAATCGCCAGAAGAACGATGAAGGTTACCCCATAGAGATATTTCATCTTTTGGCCTCCTGTCTCAAATTACTTCTATTATACCGTCTCCCTCCAAGACCTCCCCTACAATCCAGCACCTTTCCCCTTTCTCCCGCAGACTTTCCTCAAAGAGAGGAGCTCGTTCCGGCGGCACTGCTACAAGAAGCCCTCCCGAAGTCTGCGCATCAAATAGGAGAAGCTGTTCTTCTTCCCTCAGGCTGGCCAGGAAACGTACCCAGGGATGGAAAAAGCGCTCGTTGGAGTGAGTGCCGCCAGGGAAAAGCCATTGTTCAGCGTACTCCCTCGCCCCCGGGATGAAGGGAATGCGCTCGTAATGAAAGCGCAGGTTTACCTCACTCATAACTGCTATATCCCTGGCATGGCCCAGTAAACCAAACCCAGTAATATCAGTAGCAGCTGAAACACCTGTCTCCTGCATTGCTCTTGCAGCATTGCGGTTGAGGCGAAGCATTACTTCTACCGCTGCCCTGACGTGTTCTTCTTCAGCTAACCCCGCCTTCAGGGCCGTGGTTATCACCCCTGTCCCGAGAGGTTTGGTTAAGAAGAGAAAGTCCCCGGGTTTAGCCCCAGCTTTGGTAATTACCTTCTGGGGGTGAACGGTACCCACCACCGCTAAGCCGTACTTGGGCTCCTTATCGTCCATGGTATGTCCCCCCACCAGTATTCCCCCGGCTTCGGCCACTTTATCGGCCCCGCCTCTGAGGATAGCGCCGGCTACTTCCGGAGGCATATCGGGGGGAAGACAGGTTATGTTTAAAGCCAGGAGAACTTCGCCCCCCATAGCGTAGACATCGCTCATGGAGTTGGCGGCAGCTATAGCCCCGTATGTGTAAGGGTCATCTACCACCGGGGCGAAAAAGTCAGCGGTGAAAATGATGGCCAATTCTTCGTTGAGCTTGTAAACGGCGGCATCATCCCCCTCGCCAAGGCCTACCAGAAGGTTGGCGTAAGCTTCTCTTGGAAACCGGTCAATTATGTGGCGCAGGACCTGCGCCAGGGCCTCAGGGCCTGTTTTCCCGGCTCAGCCTGCACAGGTAGCGAGGGTTGTCAGGCGAGAGAAGTCCCTCCCATTCATTTCCCTTACCTCCACAGCCCGGTCAACAGTTGCCGCTTTTGTCTAATTTATAAACCCCTTCAACCCTGACCCCTTTGCTTTCCAGAAGGGCCAGAAGGGCCTCCCTATCTTCCCACCGGAACCTCAGAGCCATCCCGCAATCAGAACTTATGTGGCGCGGAGTGGGTATTAGCTTGACCTCAAACCTCCCCTCTTTAGCCACTTTTTCAGCCCTCAAAGCCCAGTTTGTAGAATGGAAGACCATTACCCCGTACTCCACAGCTTCCCTCTCCTCAA encodes the following:
- the cax gene encoding calcium/proton exchanger, with amino-acid sequence MKYLYGVTFIVLLAIVAYFLKWPPWLVFALSGLGIIPLAYLMGKATEELAERVNPYIGGLLSAALGNAAELIIGVFAIKEGLLDMVKASITGSILGNLLVIMGLSFLLGGLSHGVLRFDRVGAGMRASMLAIILIAVGIPSFFSYATKQSHSPPIDYLSYSVATIMVLLYILLGLFFLSAPKGHKPPPLKEQSSATGPIIMLASTVAGVAILSELLVKSTEPLIESLGITEFFLGIFIIPLVGNVAEHFGAVVVAWKGKSELSVTISLESSLQIALLIVPSFVFVSLGLGYHFTLVFTTLELISLGAAVLIASLISLDGEANWLEGVQLLAVYIILGLAFFFFPA
- the selD gene encoding selenide, water dikinase SelD; the protein is MNGRDFSRLTTLATCAGUAGKTGPEALAQVLRHIIDRFPREAYANLLVGLGEGDDAAVYKLNEELAIIFTADFFAPVVDDPYTYGAIAAANSMSDVYAMGGEVLLALNITCLPPDMPPEVAGAILRGGADKVAEAGGILVGGHTMDDKEPKYGLAVVGTVHPQKVITKAGAKPGDFLFLTKPLGTGVITTALKAGLAEEEHVRAAVEVMLRLNRNAARAMQETGVSAATDITGFGLLGHARDIAVMSEVNLRFHYERIPFIPGAREYAEQWLFPGGTHSNERFFHPWVRFLASLREEEQLLLFDAQTSGGLLVAVPPERAPLFEESLREKGERCWIVGEVLEGDGIIEVI
- a CDS encoding DUF3343 domain-containing protein — encoded protein: MEYGVMVFHSTNWALRAEKVAKEGRFEVKLIPTPRHISSDCGMALRFRWEDREALLALLESKGVRVEGVYKLDKSGNC